Within the Clostridium scatologenes genome, the region TTCAATGAGTAATGATATGTATTATATAAAACCTGGTAAAAAAGATATATACATAGCACCTTATAGTGGACATGCTCAATCATACTTATATAATAAGAAAGAATATACACAAAAAGTTTATGAATTTTTGAATAAAAATGTAAAATAAATATATGTTTGGAGGTTTAAAAATGGAAAAAGAAATGCATCAAAAACTTGGAGATAATATATATAGTGAAGACGAAGATAATCTTGAATGTATAATTGGGAAATTACTTATAGATAAAAATCTTACTATATCTACTGCTGAATCTTGTACTGGTGGGCTAATAGCTGCCAAATTAATAAACTATCCTGGCATTTCCTCCGTATTTATGGAAGGAGCTGTAACCTATAGCAATGAAGCTAAAATGAATAGAATAAATGTAAGTAAAGAAACTTTAGATAAATTTGGTGCAGTAAGTAAAGAAACAGCTGCAGAAATGGCAGAAGGCATTGCAAAAACTTCTGGAACCAATATAGGATTATCCACTACAGGTATTGCAGGTCCTGGAGGTGGAACAAAAGAAAAGCCTGTTGGATTAGTATATATAGGAATTTATATAAATGGAGAAATTAAGGTAAAAAAGCTCCTATGTACTGGAGATAGGCAAATGGTTAGAACACAAGCTACCATAACAGCCTTAGATTTACTAAAAAAAGAACTATTGATGCACTAATAAATCTATAGCAAAAGATAAAGCTGTAAAGTATTTTTACATACTTTCTAGCTTTATCCAAATTAACTATTATAAATTCTATTAAATTCTTGCTACTTTCATTTCTCTAGCTATTCTTTTTACTTCTTCTGATACAGATTTGCATACTCTCTTATCAAAAGCATCTGGAATTATATAGTCTTCTCTTAATTCCTCATCTTTTATTAAATTAGCTATACCTCTTGCTGCTGCTAATTTCATTTCATCATTTATAATCTTTGATCTTACTTCTAACGCTCCCTTAAATATTCCAGGGAATACCAAAACATTATTTATTTGATTTGGAAAATCTGAACGTCCTGTAGCAATTACTCTTATTCCAGCTTCTTTTGCAGCATCTGGCATTATTTCTGGTGTTGGATTAGCCATTGCAAAAACTATACCATCTTTATTCATTGATTGAGCCATTTCCATAGTAAGTGCTCCTGCCGCTGATACACCTACAAATACATCTTTTCCTTTTATTACTTCTGCAAGGGTACCTTGTTCCTTATTTCTATTTGTAACTTTAGCTATGGCTTGTTGTGCTGGATTTAATTCAGAATTTTCTTCTACTAATGCTCCATTTTTATCACACATAGTTATATTTTGAGCTCCTGCCTTTAAAAGAAGCTTACATATTGCAATACCTGCTGAGCCTGCTCCATTTATTACTATTTGAACTTCTTCAAGCTTCTTTCTTACAAGTTTTAAGGCATTATAAAGTCCTGCAAGAACTATTATAGCAGTTCCATGTTGATCATCATGAAAAACAGGTATATCAAGCTCTTTTTTTAATTTTTCTTCTATGTAAAAGCACTCTGGTGCTTTTATGTCCTCAAGATTTATTCCTCCAAAAGTAGGTGCCATTGCTTTTACAATATTCACTATTTCATCTGGATCTTTACTGTCTAAGCATATAGGGAATGCATCTATACCACCGAATTCTTTAAATAATAAAGCCTTTCCTTCCATAACAGGTAATCCTGCTGCTGCACCTATGTTACCTAAACCAAGTACTGCACTTCCATTAGTTACTACAGCTACAGTATTAACTTTCATGGTATAATCATAGGCAGCATCTTCATTCTCAGCTATTTTAAGACAAGGCTCTGCAACACCTGGAGTATATGCTATTGATAAATCCTCCTTAGTTTTCAACTGAACCTTACTCTTTACTTCTAATTTTCCTCTGTTTACTTTGTGCATTTCCAATGCTTTTTCTTTAATGTTCATTTTTATGTTGCTCCTC harbors:
- a CDS encoding NAD(P)-dependent malic enzyme; this encodes MNIKEKALEMHKVNRGKLEVKSKVQLKTKEDLSIAYTPGVAEPCLKIAENEDAAYDYTMKVNTVAVVTNGSAVLGLGNIGAAAGLPVMEGKALLFKEFGGIDAFPICLDSKDPDEIVNIVKAMAPTFGGINLEDIKAPECFYIEEKLKKELDIPVFHDDQHGTAIIVLAGLYNALKLVRKKLEEVQIVINGAGSAGIAICKLLLKAGAQNITMCDKNGALVEENSELNPAQQAIAKVTNRNKEQGTLAEVIKGKDVFVGVSAAGALTMEMAQSMNKDGIVFAMANPTPEIMPDAAKEAGIRVIATGRSDFPNQINNVLVFPGIFKGALEVRSKIINDEMKLAAARGIANLIKDEELREDYIIPDAFDKRVCKSVSEEVKRIAREMKVARI